A genomic window from Algoriphagus sp. Y33 includes:
- a CDS encoding DUF1456 family protein: MTNNDIARSLRYTFDFNDFTMIEIIKSGGETVSRELVANWLKRDDDPEFEEMYDKELATFLNGFIILKRGKKDGEVPVAEKRLNNNIILRKLKIALNLKDEDILQILESVDRKISKHELSAFFRKPGQAQFRPCKDQILRNFLKGLQEKYRPSTAG; this comes from the coding sequence ATGACCAACAATGACATAGCCCGCAGCCTTCGCTATACCTTTGATTTCAATGATTTCACCATGATAGAAATTATCAAATCCGGAGGGGAGACTGTTAGCCGAGAGTTGGTGGCCAACTGGCTGAAACGTGACGATGATCCTGAGTTTGAAGAAATGTACGACAAAGAACTGGCGACTTTCTTAAATGGGTTTATCATCCTAAAGCGTGGCAAAAAAGACGGAGAAGTTCCAGTTGCGGAGAAACGGCTCAATAACAACATTATCCTCCGAAAGCTCAAAATTGCCCTCAATCTAAAAGATGAGGATATTTTGCAGATACTGGAATCGGTGGATCGGAAGATCAGCAAGCATGAGTTGAGTGCATTTTTCAGAAAGCCAGGCCAAGCCCAGTTCCGGCCATGCAAAGACCAGATTTTAAGAAATTTTCTAAAAGGTCTTCAGGAGAAATACAGGCCTTCTACAGCCGGCTAA
- a CDS encoding TlpA disulfide reductase family protein, whose protein sequence is MKNILVIIILAMGIYACQPSSEKMEEESDYFTIEGEIKGLNVSEIYFMHKDSAGDHKDTLIVDEGKFSVSGAVDEPQFVMLYSDKVRFQKVFYVENKTMKLTGTFDSLVQVDVSGSPVQDDFEVLEERIQTHRDSVMKYWNLAQQTGEAGDTLKANEYQFIADSMYRSEATIRKQFVLDFPNSFASLNELMNYSNEENLDESRMLYAGLSEAVTTTKKGKEVATHLDNLDMVKEGKMALPFSQKDVDGTVVSLEDYEGKYVLLEFWASWCGPCRAENPNLRAEYLKYHDKGFNILGISLDDSKEKWMKAVAKDDLPWTQVSDLKGWQNEVAVLYGVRGVPANFLIGPDGKILVKDLRGEVLNAKLKEIFD, encoded by the coding sequence ATGAAAAATATTTTAGTTATTATCATTCTGGCCATGGGGATTTACGCCTGCCAGCCGTCCAGTGAAAAAATGGAAGAGGAATCGGATTACTTTACCATTGAAGGTGAGATCAAAGGGCTCAATGTTTCGGAAATCTATTTCATGCACAAGGATTCTGCAGGTGACCATAAAGATACCTTGATCGTTGATGAGGGCAAATTCAGCGTTTCAGGTGCTGTGGATGAACCTCAGTTCGTGATGCTTTATTCCGATAAAGTGAGGTTTCAAAAGGTGTTCTATGTGGAAAACAAAACAATGAAACTCACCGGTACATTTGATTCATTGGTGCAAGTGGATGTGAGCGGATCGCCAGTACAGGATGATTTTGAAGTTTTGGAGGAAAGAATTCAGACGCATAGGGATTCGGTGATGAAATACTGGAATTTGGCGCAGCAGACAGGAGAGGCAGGAGATACGCTAAAAGCAAATGAATATCAGTTCATTGCTGATTCCATGTATAGATCTGAAGCAACAATTAGAAAACAATTTGTATTGGATTTTCCCAACAGCTTCGCTAGTCTGAATGAACTGATGAATTACAGTAATGAGGAGAATCTGGACGAATCACGCATGCTTTATGCCGGTTTATCGGAAGCTGTCACTACCACTAAAAAAGGAAAGGAAGTAGCCACCCATCTTGATAATCTGGACATGGTCAAAGAAGGCAAAATGGCATTGCCGTTTTCTCAAAAGGATGTGGACGGCACAGTAGTCAGTTTGGAGGATTATGAAGGAAAATATGTCTTGTTAGAGTTTTGGGCCAGTTGGTGCGGGCCATGCAGGGCAGAAAATCCCAACCTCAGGGCGGAGTATCTGAAATATCATGACAAGGGATTTAATATTCTGGGTATTTCACTTGATGATTCAAAAGAAAAATGGATGAAAGCAGTGGCAAAGGATGACTTACCCTGGACTCAGGTATCAGACTTGAAGGGCTGGCAAAACGAGGTGGCGGTGCTGTATGGTGTCCGCGGTGTTCCTGCCAATTTTCTCATTGGTCCAGATGGAAAAATCTTAGTTAAAGACCTGAGAGGTGAAGTGTTGAATGCGAAGCTGAAGGAGATTTTTGATTAA
- a CDS encoding monovalent cation:proton antiporter-2 (CPA2) family protein: MSGFLVNAILYIIAAIVCVPLAKKLGMGSVLGYLIAGILIGPYLLGFITNEGQGQDIMHATEFGVVMMLFIIGLELEPGNLWKMRQLILQIGLTQVMVTAALIFGIGLLLDVQWQISLAVGLSMALSSTAIVLQSLKEKNQMNSPNGRLSFGVLLMQDIAVIPILALLPLLITGDQAPSAHASGIHSWIDSLPGWAQTLSIFGAIGMVVLLGQFGFGPLLNWVAKSRLRELFTASALLIVVGISFLMELVGLSPALGAFLAGVILANSPYKHALESDLEPFKGLLLGLFFMAVGSTINFNLIFTNASTIISITLGIIALKSVILLIIGKTKKLSLTSNLSFAIGLSQVGEFSFVTYAFALQLGIFDQSISDTLMAVTALSMTITPILAVLLDKIINPAINRTHKELEKEMDSIDEHNKVILVGFGHFGSTLGRFLRANGVEATILDSDPDRVEYLRKMGFKVYFGDGTRSELLHSAGAGEASILISAVDATEYSMKLVEVCKEEFPHLEVMIRAKNRYDAFELMEMGVKNIYREHLDTSIRMGEDVLKKLGFRAHTVHRLAKQFRDYDENALKVLVNFKDNKDEYISKNRQQIEMQESLLSGELMRKFSVNDHAWDSDSIKEVENPKLKS, from the coding sequence ATGAGTGGATTTTTGGTAAATGCGATCCTATATATAATAGCAGCAATAGTATGCGTACCTCTTGCAAAAAAACTTGGAATGGGTTCTGTTCTTGGTTATTTAATCGCAGGAATACTGATAGGCCCCTATTTGCTGGGTTTTATTACCAACGAAGGACAGGGACAAGACATCATGCATGCTACAGAATTCGGGGTGGTGATGATGCTGTTTATCATCGGTTTGGAACTAGAACCCGGAAACCTTTGGAAAATGCGCCAATTGATTCTGCAGATTGGACTAACCCAAGTGATGGTTACTGCCGCATTGATTTTCGGGATCGGATTACTGCTCGATGTTCAATGGCAAATATCACTTGCAGTGGGTCTTTCCATGGCACTCTCCTCTACTGCTATCGTACTTCAATCCCTTAAAGAGAAAAATCAGATGAACAGCCCGAATGGGAGGCTCTCATTTGGCGTTTTACTGATGCAGGACATCGCAGTAATTCCTATTTTAGCACTATTGCCATTACTAATTACAGGAGATCAGGCTCCTTCAGCGCATGCATCAGGGATTCATAGCTGGATCGATAGTCTACCGGGATGGGCACAGACTTTATCAATTTTTGGAGCGATCGGAATGGTCGTGCTCCTTGGACAATTCGGTTTTGGACCACTTCTCAACTGGGTGGCAAAAAGCAGATTGCGGGAACTGTTTACAGCCTCTGCCTTGCTTATAGTGGTAGGCATATCCTTCCTTATGGAGCTAGTGGGACTGAGCCCTGCCTTGGGTGCATTCCTTGCCGGAGTAATTCTTGCCAACTCACCCTACAAACATGCGCTTGAGTCTGATTTAGAACCTTTTAAAGGATTGCTTCTTGGATTGTTTTTTATGGCTGTGGGATCCACCATCAATTTCAATTTGATCTTTACTAACGCTTCTACCATAATTTCCATTACACTTGGAATCATCGCATTGAAATCGGTCATTTTATTGATTATAGGCAAAACCAAGAAATTAAGTCTAACAAGCAATCTCAGCTTTGCAATAGGTCTATCCCAAGTGGGTGAATTTTCTTTTGTCACTTATGCATTTGCTTTACAGTTAGGAATTTTTGACCAGTCTATTTCCGATACCTTGATGGCCGTGACTGCTCTTAGCATGACCATAACCCCCATCCTTGCAGTACTACTTGATAAAATCATCAACCCCGCCATTAACAGAACCCATAAGGAGCTGGAAAAAGAAATGGATAGCATCGACGAGCACAATAAAGTGATCCTTGTCGGGTTCGGACATTTCGGATCTACGCTGGGGCGGTTTCTGAGAGCAAACGGTGTAGAAGCCACCATTCTGGATTCTGATCCTGACAGGGTAGAATACCTGAGAAAAATGGGGTTCAAAGTGTATTTTGGAGATGGAACCCGAAGTGAATTGCTTCATTCAGCAGGAGCAGGTGAAGCTTCCATATTAATTTCTGCCGTAGACGCTACAGAATACAGCATGAAACTTGTCGAGGTGTGCAAAGAGGAATTTCCACATTTGGAGGTGATGATCCGTGCCAAAAACAGGTACGATGCTTTCGAACTGATGGAAATGGGTGTGAAAAATATCTACAGAGAGCATCTGGATACATCCATTAGAATGGGGGAAGACGTATTGAAAAAGCTAGGCTTCAGAGCCCACACAGTCCATCGATTGGCAAAGCAATTCCGGGATTATGATGAAAATGCACTGAAAGTATTGGTGAATTTCAAAGACAATAAAGACGAGTATATTTCCAAAAACCGCCAACAGATCGAAATGCAGGAAAGTCTCTTATCTGGGGAGTTGATGCGGAAGTTTTCAGTAAATGACCACGCCTGGGATAGCGATTCCATCAAAGAAGTGGAAAATCCGAAATTAAAATCATGA
- a CDS encoding (4Fe-4S)-binding protein — protein MSDTPIHKEYSNGEVTITWEPHKCIHSKKCITGLRSVFDFDKRPWINAEGDSTESIVKQIDTCPSGALGYYFAEQEEKNTGNVTSEQLVEVIPNGPLMVYGNLQVKLSDNHTINQSKVSAFCRCGASHNKPFCDGSHKKINFQG, from the coding sequence ATGTCTGACACCCCTATCCATAAAGAATATTCCAACGGAGAAGTAACCATCACCTGGGAACCCCATAAATGCATTCATTCCAAGAAGTGTATCACCGGCTTGAGGTCAGTCTTTGATTTTGACAAGAGGCCATGGATCAATGCCGAAGGGGATAGCACAGAATCCATTGTAAAACAAATAGATACTTGCCCGAGTGGTGCATTGGGGTATTACTTTGCAGAACAGGAAGAAAAAAACACAGGGAATGTGACCTCGGAACAGCTGGTAGAGGTAATCCCCAATGGGCCACTGATGGTCTATGGAAACCTCCAGGTCAAGCTCTCCGACAATCACACCATCAATCAGAGTAAGGTATCCGCATTCTGCAGATGCGGAGCCAGCCATAACAAACCCTTTTGTGACGGCTCTCACAAGAAAATAAATTTCCAAGGCTAA
- a CDS encoding glycoside hydrolase family 32 protein: MKRPNILLTALTIFIIASCGSSPEIPFESKVSEEFRPSYHFTPESGWMNDPNGLIYLDNEYHLFYQYYPDSTVWGPMHWGHAVSTDLLNWEPLPIALYPDSLGYIFSGSAVFDAENSSGLGTTENPPMVAVFTYHNAEEAETSSNTFQHQAIAFSLDKGRTWEKYDGNPVLSNPGIRDFRDPKVSQIANPDGSNSWIMTLAVLDQINFYGSPDLKNWRLMGEFGKNIGAHGGVWECPDLLPFKTPSGETKWVLLVSINPGGPQNGSATQYFIGEFANGQFTPDDTMIRWLDYGPDNYAGVTWSNLPTEQNRTLFIGWMSNWLYANAVPTQAWRSAMTVPRELSLFDVNGTLLLKSAPAAELEKLRSEEYKVNKEISGLPSEAVEITANVNSDSFSITLSNELGENLVLSKENGLVSIDRRNAGKSDFHRDFAAIHSAPMSWEAKDIRIYVDASSIELFVNDGELVMTSILFPSSPWKNIAVSKNISSLKIFNLKK, from the coding sequence ATGAAAAGACCCAATATCCTTCTTACCGCCCTGACTATCTTTATAATAGCTAGCTGTGGGTCAAGTCCTGAGATCCCCTTCGAATCCAAGGTATCGGAAGAATTCAGACCATCCTATCATTTTACTCCAGAATCAGGCTGGATGAATGATCCAAATGGTTTGATCTATCTAGATAATGAGTATCATCTTTTTTACCAATATTATCCAGACAGCACGGTGTGGGGACCAATGCACTGGGGACATGCTGTTTCCACCGATTTACTAAATTGGGAACCGCTTCCAATAGCACTCTATCCGGATAGTCTGGGATATATTTTCTCGGGAAGTGCCGTTTTTGATGCAGAGAACAGTTCCGGATTAGGGACTACAGAGAATCCTCCGATGGTTGCTGTTTTTACCTATCACAATGCTGAAGAAGCTGAGACTTCATCCAATACATTTCAGCATCAAGCTATTGCATTTTCGTTGGATAAAGGAAGAACATGGGAGAAATACGATGGAAATCCTGTCCTATCCAACCCGGGAATTCGGGACTTCCGTGATCCCAAAGTCTCCCAAATTGCAAACCCTGACGGTTCCAACTCATGGATAATGACGTTGGCTGTTCTTGATCAGATTAATTTCTATGGCTCCCCGGATTTGAAAAACTGGAGGTTGATGGGAGAATTTGGAAAGAACATTGGAGCACATGGAGGAGTCTGGGAATGCCCTGATTTGCTTCCTTTCAAAACTCCGTCAGGGGAAACCAAATGGGTTTTGTTGGTCAGTATAAATCCCGGTGGGCCTCAGAATGGATCTGCTACCCAATATTTTATAGGTGAGTTTGCGAATGGACAATTTACACCGGATGATACCATGATCCGTTGGCTGGACTATGGCCCTGACAATTATGCTGGAGTTACGTGGAGTAATCTTCCTACTGAGCAAAACAGAACACTTTTCATTGGCTGGATGAGCAACTGGCTCTATGCAAATGCGGTTCCTACACAAGCATGGAGATCAGCAATGACCGTTCCTAGAGAATTAAGCCTGTTCGACGTAAACGGCACTTTGCTGTTGAAGTCAGCTCCTGCGGCTGAACTCGAAAAACTGCGTTCTGAAGAATATAAGGTGAATAAAGAAATTTCCGGCCTACCTTCTGAAGCAGTGGAAATCACGGCGAATGTCAATTCAGATTCTTTTTCAATTACCTTATCAAATGAACTTGGGGAAAATCTCGTACTCTCGAAAGAAAATGGCCTTGTAAGCATAGATCGAAGAAATGCAGGCAAAAGTGATTTTCATCGGGATTTTGCGGCAATTCATTCAGCTCCTATGAGCTGGGAAGCAAAAGATATCAGGATATATGTGGATGCATCATCCATTGAATTATTTGTCAATGATGGAGAATTAGTGATGACATCCATCCTGTTTCCGTCTAGTCCGTGGAAAAATATTGCAGTCTCTAAAAACATCAGCTCGTTAAAAATTTTTAATTTGAAAAAATAA
- a CDS encoding glycosyltransferase, with product MKTLVASLGTRGDVEPFLAQAEIFAEAGHEVICLFPEQFRETVTQLGYGFIGFDKGFLEMLESPSGRTIMGGGGNGWDQLRNYIRLAKSSIALQHMLITQQREAIIAHKPERIVFHSKCLFYYIAAMANPDRFTLLTPIPCLSHPSKEFPHIGFGKWKPFGPKWNLKSYYLVNGIRHLGMKKFVGKYYSDFPSIKITQKALREFELNRLTTIYTISPSLFPKPTGWPESAKIVGYYFRDQVKAYHPSKELENWLEKYPKAVLLTFGSMGNTAPKANSKTIINLLQKHHIPTIVNTSRGGLEQLEASDESIFYVNQIPYDWILPKLYGIIHHGGSGTTHQGAAHGCVQMIVPHIIDQYFWNRIIEMRKLGPLGTSIHNFDANKFEIALIDFWKNREYAANAAQFAEKIKHEAKKDTVLDLVMTQSA from the coding sequence ATGAAAACACTAGTTGCTTCCTTGGGAACACGTGGCGATGTAGAGCCGTTTTTAGCCCAGGCAGAAATTTTTGCGGAAGCAGGACATGAGGTTATCTGTCTTTTTCCTGAGCAGTTTAGAGAAACTGTGACCCAACTTGGGTACGGGTTCATCGGTTTTGACAAGGGATTTCTGGAGATGCTGGAATCCCCGAGCGGCAGAACCATTATGGGCGGAGGAGGAAATGGCTGGGATCAACTAAGAAACTATATTAGGTTGGCAAAAAGCTCTATCGCACTCCAACACATGCTTATCACCCAACAAAGAGAGGCAATTATAGCCCATAAACCTGAACGGATAGTCTTTCATTCTAAATGTCTTTTCTACTATATCGCCGCAATGGCCAATCCTGATCGATTCACATTACTCACGCCCATACCTTGCCTCTCACATCCCTCCAAAGAATTTCCCCACATAGGTTTTGGCAAGTGGAAGCCTTTTGGCCCAAAATGGAATCTTAAATCCTACTATCTCGTCAATGGCATTAGACACTTGGGAATGAAAAAATTCGTGGGCAAGTACTATTCTGATTTCCCTTCGATCAAAATAACCCAAAAGGCTCTAAGGGAATTTGAATTGAACCGGTTGACAACTATCTACACGATTTCTCCCTCACTTTTCCCAAAACCTACCGGTTGGCCGGAATCCGCTAAAATCGTGGGGTACTACTTTAGAGACCAAGTAAAAGCATACCACCCATCCAAAGAGCTGGAGAATTGGTTAGAAAAATACCCCAAAGCCGTACTGCTCACTTTCGGATCCATGGGAAACACAGCCCCGAAAGCAAACTCCAAAACCATAATCAACCTGCTTCAAAAACATCATATCCCTACCATAGTAAATACTTCCCGGGGTGGACTTGAGCAGCTAGAAGCTAGTGATGAATCTATTTTCTACGTGAATCAAATCCCTTACGACTGGATACTGCCAAAGCTGTATGGAATAATCCATCATGGCGGATCGGGAACAACACATCAGGGAGCCGCGCATGGCTGTGTACAAATGATCGTCCCGCATATCATTGATCAATATTTTTGGAACAGAATAATAGAAATGAGAAAGCTCGGGCCACTGGGAACGAGCATACATAATTTTGATGCAAACAAATTTGAAATAGCTTTGATAGACTTTTGGAAGAACAGGGAATATGCTGCCAACGCAGCACAATTCGCTGAAAAAATCAAACATGAAGCAAAAAAAGATACTGTACTTGATCTTGTAATGACTCAATCTGCTTAA
- a CDS encoding acyl carrier protein has protein sequence MNQHFTQLKKAVEVFHSYGIKLIGQQKNADFIHQLHMDPVFINGLIFELEYHLHVIFQEEKLGTVHTPKDLIALLINIPQEN, from the coding sequence ATGAACCAACACTTCACTCAATTAAAAAAAGCCGTTGAAGTATTCCACTCCTATGGTATTAAGCTGATTGGTCAGCAGAAGAATGCTGATTTTATTCACCAATTGCATATGGATCCTGTCTTCATCAACGGGTTGATTTTCGAGTTAGAGTATCATCTCCACGTGATTTTTCAAGAAGAAAAACTCGGGACTGTACACACACCAAAGGATTTAATAGCGCTACTAATCAACATTCCCCAGGAGAATTGA
- a CDS encoding serine protease translates to MKFKFIKFKLLLLAILMLLGLVGYSQQVKKIYESESGVTIDDAVFQHIDREAKKLMEHRHPERFATLATQLVNDHVDLKLLESFKKELGASEIYQINAPGVLVVATIYKCDDCPNTHLRAASGFVIAEEGIAVTSYHIFKGDATDENSDLAVVVMDYEGHVYPVKEVLAASFNDDVAIFRFDTMGRTTGSLPLGQDAIPGQDVSIISHPHSMFYSFTSGVAIRSYLRNEAKKTSVTADFSQGSSGAPVFDDKGNVVGVVSATRALYNADQNVQMVSREVIPVSRLKTLIN, encoded by the coding sequence ATGAAATTTAAATTTATAAAATTCAAACTCTTATTATTAGCTATTCTTATGCTTCTTGGACTTGTAGGTTATTCTCAGCAAGTAAAGAAGATCTATGAATCAGAATCCGGCGTTACCATAGACGATGCCGTTTTCCAACATATCGACCGGGAAGCCAAGAAGCTTATGGAGCATAGGCACCCCGAAAGGTTTGCTACGTTGGCTACGCAGCTGGTGAACGATCATGTTGATCTTAAACTATTAGAATCCTTTAAAAAAGAGCTCGGGGCATCTGAAATATATCAGATAAATGCTCCAGGGGTTCTGGTAGTAGCTACCATTTATAAATGCGATGATTGCCCTAATACGCATCTTCGGGCTGCTTCCGGTTTTGTGATTGCCGAAGAAGGAATTGCTGTGACTAGCTACCATATCTTCAAAGGAGACGCTACGGATGAGAATTCTGACTTGGCGGTAGTTGTGATGGATTATGAGGGGCATGTTTATCCTGTAAAGGAGGTGCTGGCGGCAAGCTTCAATGACGATGTGGCTATTTTTAGATTTGATACCATGGGTAGAACAACGGGTAGTTTGCCATTGGGTCAGGATGCTATTCCCGGGCAGGACGTGAGTATTATTTCGCATCCACATTCCATGTTTTATTCTTTTACTTCAGGTGTTGCGATCAGAAGTTATCTTCGGAATGAAGCAAAAAAGACGAGTGTTACCGCTGATTTTTCACAAGGCTCAAGTGGGGCTCCTGTATTTGATGACAAAGGCAATGTGGTAGGAGTTGTGTCTGCTACAAGGGCTCTTTACAATGCTGATCAAAATGTCCAAATGGTTTCAAGAGAGGTCATTCCAGTGAGCCGCTTAAAAACCTTAATCAACTAA
- a CDS encoding YwbE family protein, producing the protein MDKKTLPGTIRKNVQMDSEVTIVQKHHQRTGELTAGFVKRILTSSPTHPHGIKVMLDTGEVGRVVDVFIED; encoded by the coding sequence ATGGACAAGAAAACACTTCCCGGAACCATCCGAAAAAATGTACAAATGGACAGCGAGGTCACAATTGTCCAAAAGCACCATCAGCGGACGGGGGAACTTACAGCGGGTTTTGTAAAAAGAATCCTCACTTCCTCACCTACTCATCCTCACGGCATCAAAGTAATGCTGGATACCGGCGAAGTGGGAAGAGTTGTGGATGTGTTTATTGAGGATTAG
- a CDS encoding NAD(P)H-dependent oxidoreductase, protein MRKVLVLFAHPKFEHSKVNQALIQSINGLENVEVRDLYELYPDFNISIQKEQEALFEAEVIIWHHPIYWYSCPPLMKQWIDLVLEFAWAYGPGGIYLKGKYVINTITTGGSQEAYRYNGRNNFRIEDFLRPFEQTARLCNMTYLTPFHVPGTHKITEAELALKADSYRKLLLSLRDSDDLTAFQNQ, encoded by the coding sequence ATGCGTAAGGTACTCGTTCTTTTTGCTCACCCCAAATTTGAACATTCAAAAGTAAATCAAGCACTTATCCAATCTATCAATGGATTGGAAAATGTAGAAGTCAGAGATTTATACGAGCTTTATCCCGATTTCAATATCTCTATACAGAAAGAGCAGGAAGCTCTATTTGAAGCAGAAGTAATTATCTGGCATCATCCCATCTACTGGTATTCCTGTCCACCCCTTATGAAACAGTGGATAGACTTGGTGTTGGAATTTGCTTGGGCCTATGGACCGGGGGGCATTTATCTCAAAGGAAAATATGTGATAAATACAATTACCACCGGTGGATCCCAAGAAGCTTACCGGTACAATGGCAGAAACAACTTTAGAATCGAGGACTTTCTTAGGCCCTTCGAACAAACAGCCAGACTCTGTAATATGACCTATTTGACTCCATTCCATGTACCGGGTACGCACAAAATCACAGAGGCTGAACTTGCCCTAAAAGCAGATTCCTATAGAAAACTACTGCTAAGCCTGCGAGATTCCGACGATCTTACAGCTTTCCAAAACCAATAA
- a CDS encoding PKD-like family lipoprotein has product MKPYLIISIICCLFLATSCYEDLGNYNYDLPEEPVVLGVADSVFQVSVGDSLRIHPILDHSMADTDNFSFEWQITIAEEMRHESYIGKNLDIQFGFKAGSYSGIYSVLDNSNGMKYFYPFTIECQTQFSKGIVTLCDDNGQGRLAFVKPDSTVINNLYESLNSGTLPYNPLQLVPIINQTNTNTGLTKYWLLGKDEINPGIGINANTLFFEATLEDNFFSPPSSIEPNFVYPTMLGASTGVFNNKLYLGTTSTQDISPDYGRYGNAIAGDYLLAPSYIYVDFQYYLGFDIKHYQFVRFASSGAYYGVDYKVDTAGTGFNPKKPGLVSYSHMLYLNGATSYAYGIDSANSFVEFKFMLNGDTFVTDYVRDFVRPDLINESNIWIGNQLGIIYFTSNDKIYRYNPINEEIRALSADFGGKKVTMIEFVPNSDYIIAGTEGSLYYLDIGTGKGGNIAHQIDGFVGAPVDVFIRE; this is encoded by the coding sequence ATGAAACCATATTTAATTATATCCATAATATGCTGCCTGTTTTTGGCGACTTCATGCTATGAGGACTTGGGCAACTACAACTATGATCTCCCTGAGGAGCCTGTGGTACTTGGTGTTGCCGATTCGGTGTTTCAAGTGTCAGTAGGAGACAGCCTGCGGATACATCCTATACTGGATCACAGCATGGCGGACACGGATAATTTCTCGTTTGAGTGGCAAATTACAATAGCTGAGGAAATGAGACACGAGTCTTATATAGGAAAAAATCTGGATATACAGTTCGGATTTAAAGCAGGTAGTTATTCCGGTATTTACAGTGTGTTGGATAATTCTAATGGCATGAAATATTTTTATCCTTTTACTATTGAATGTCAGACACAGTTTTCTAAAGGAATCGTAACGCTTTGTGATGACAATGGACAGGGCAGACTGGCCTTTGTGAAACCTGACTCTACAGTTATCAATAACTTATATGAAAGCCTGAATAGTGGAACGCTACCCTACAATCCGTTGCAATTGGTCCCTATTATCAATCAGACAAATACGAATACAGGTCTTACCAAGTATTGGCTCTTAGGAAAGGATGAGATCAACCCGGGAATAGGTATTAATGCGAATACGTTGTTTTTCGAAGCAACTCTTGAGGATAATTTTTTCTCACCACCAAGTTCCATAGAGCCAAACTTTGTCTATCCCACCATGCTGGGGGCTTCTACAGGGGTCTTCAATAATAAACTTTATTTGGGAACTACCAGCACGCAGGATATTAGTCCGGATTATGGTAGATATGGTAATGCTATCGCCGGAGATTATTTACTGGCTCCAAGTTACATCTATGTGGATTTTCAGTATTATCTAGGCTTTGATATTAAGCATTATCAATTCGTGCGTTTTGCGAGCAGTGGAGCATATTATGGTGTAGATTATAAAGTAGATACGGCAGGGACTGGATTTAATCCAAAAAAGCCTGGCTTGGTCTCGTATTCCCACATGCTTTATTTGAATGGAGCAACATCATATGCTTATGGAATTGATTCTGCAAATAGTTTTGTGGAGTTTAAATTTATGTTGAATGGAGATACTTTCGTGACGGATTATGTACGTGATTTTGTGCGTCCGGATTTGATTAACGAATCCAATATTTGGATTGGTAATCAATTGGGTATTATTTATTTCACATCAAATGATAAAATCTATCGCTATAATCCAATCAATGAAGAAATCAGAGCTCTTTCGGCTGATTTCGGAGGAAAAAAGGTAACCATGATAGAGTTTGTACCAAACAGTGATTACATCATAGCCGGAACGGAAGGAAGTCTTTATTATTTGGATATTGGAACCGGAAAGGGAGGAAATATAGCTCATCAAATAGATGGTTTCGTGGGTGCTCCTGTTGATGTATTTATAAGAGAGTAA